Proteins encoded by one window of Mechercharimyces sp. CAU 1602:
- a CDS encoding MFS transporter — protein MNKKAVRAWVMYDWANSAFATTMMAAVMPIFYSDIAAGNLSKTTATAYWGYTQSIALAFVVLFSPILGAIADAASSKRTFLTFFIYMGAIASILMAFVGEGQWILASLLVILGTLSFSGANVFYDAFLPDLVPEKKRDEVSTRGFAFGYFGGGILLAINLLMIQHPSWFFLPDSLVATQLSFASVGVWWVAFSLPLFRHVHDKKRENTIKKKARTYAVEGFRQVKSTLIGLNKYPELLKFLIAFWFFSDGINTIVKMATIYGREIGIGTNDLILALLITQFIGIPFTLLFGKIATKFGSMRTLIGTLAFYLMIVILGYFMQTAAHFYLMAMLVGVVQGGSQAISRSIFSRLIPVNRSAEFFGFYSLSGKLAAVFGPFLMGIIAQLTGSSRFGILALALFFIVGILMLFKVNEEKGQQEANIAHASS, from the coding sequence TTGAACAAAAAAGCGGTACGCGCTTGGGTCATGTACGATTGGGCAAACTCTGCTTTTGCCACGACGATGATGGCCGCCGTTATGCCTATCTTTTATTCCGATATCGCAGCAGGCAATCTATCTAAAACAACAGCGACGGCTTATTGGGGTTACACACAATCGATCGCTCTCGCTTTCGTCGTCCTCTTTTCTCCTATTTTAGGAGCAATCGCAGATGCTGCTAGCTCCAAACGCACTTTTCTTACTTTTTTTATTTACATGGGTGCGATCGCTTCTATCTTGATGGCGTTTGTAGGTGAGGGTCAATGGATATTAGCCTCACTACTCGTTATCCTAGGGACACTCTCCTTTTCCGGAGCCAATGTCTTTTATGATGCATTTCTTCCTGATCTCGTGCCAGAAAAAAAGCGAGACGAAGTCTCTACACGCGGTTTCGCCTTTGGCTACTTCGGTGGGGGAATATTACTCGCCATCAACTTATTAATGATTCAACACCCTTCGTGGTTTTTCTTACCGGATTCCTTGGTAGCAACCCAATTATCATTCGCCTCTGTCGGTGTGTGGTGGGTTGCATTCTCCCTTCCTCTATTTCGCCATGTTCATGATAAGAAACGGGAGAATACAATTAAAAAGAAAGCACGTACGTACGCGGTAGAAGGCTTCCGCCAAGTGAAAAGCACTCTTATCGGACTTAATAAGTACCCTGAGCTGCTCAAATTTCTCATCGCGTTCTGGTTCTTCAGCGATGGAATCAACACAATAGTAAAAATGGCCACCATCTATGGTCGTGAAATCGGAATTGGAACCAATGATCTGATCTTAGCTCTCTTGATCACCCAATTTATTGGCATCCCATTCACTCTGCTATTCGGAAAAATCGCCACAAAATTTGGTTCGATGCGCACCTTGATCGGAACGCTCGCATTCTACCTGATGATCGTCATCCTGGGTTACTTTATGCAGACGGCCGCCCATTTTTATCTGATGGCGATGTTGGTCGGCGTTGTACAAGGCGGTAGTCAAGCCATCTCCCGCTCGATCTTCAGTCGCTTAATCCCTGTCAATCGTTCTGCTGAATTCTTCGGCTTCTATAGCCTCTCTGGTAAATTAGCAGCGGTATTTGGCCCGTTCCTCATGGGAATCATCGCTCAACTTACAGGCTCCAGCCGCTTTGGAATCTTAGCTCTCGCTCTCTTCTTCATCGTAGGGATCTTGATGCTCTTCAAAGTGAATGAAGAAAAAGGACAGCAAGAAGCGAACATTGCACATGCATCATCATAA